Proteins encoded together in one uncultured Sphaerochaeta sp. window:
- a CDS encoding YfcE family phosphodiesterase, translated as MPKTLLLASDIHGSIDALSLLDQRAHEHHAESILVAGDLCPSGHAHFQLLLRNIPHLSLVRGNCDNSYDFSNAGIPLPPQKRRIDWQGRTIFMTHGDRIHSPFGQNLKAGDIFISGHTHAPKLQRGEDGVIWVNPGSTTYPRTPLGPTYALMDETGISIRSLTGDQPIAGLQYYFLPSADQ; from the coding sequence ATGCCCAAAACTCTCTTGCTTGCCAGCGATATACATGGTTCGATTGATGCCCTCTCACTTCTTGATCAACGAGCACATGAACACCATGCAGAATCAATCTTGGTCGCCGGTGATCTCTGTCCCTCAGGCCACGCACATTTCCAGTTACTACTCAGGAATATCCCACATCTATCTCTGGTAAGAGGGAACTGTGACAACAGCTATGACTTCAGCAATGCAGGAATACCCCTACCTCCCCAGAAGAGACGCATCGACTGGCAGGGACGAACCATATTCATGACCCACGGGGATAGAATTCACTCCCCTTTTGGTCAGAATCTGAAAGCAGGGGACATTTTTATCAGTGGTCATACCCATGCGCCAAAACTCCAGAGGGGAGAGGATGGTGTCATCTGGGTGAACCCTGGGTCAACAACCTACCCAAGGACACCCCTTGGTCCTACCTATGCACTAATGGATGAAACGGGTATCAGTATACGCTCTCTCACTGGAGACCAACCAATTGCCGGTCTTCAGTATTATTTTCTCCCAAGTGCTGACCAGTAA
- a CDS encoding YihY/virulence factor BrkB family protein, with amino-acid sequence MSYKSIVQQNLKRLSTFFSAVFRQAMKDNFLNSASGLVYSTLLAIVPAATFLFTFFNAFGVMEPLVSFLSQWFTELAGEEAGGQLMILLTQYTRNATSLGVVGLISFLITMVLLINKVWIVINRIYRSSRSRNALKRFAGYISFLIVATLLLAAYVSAQSILTSWYLNLIGVTLGRWSVAVEAIAPSFIVALVIFLLIYLVPNTRVRFDSAILGSIAGLLVINIFSKLTSLLTSMASRFSVIYGSFAAIFLFLFFCYVFWATVFFSVELAYVHQFRPDVSSFRGLPQSPALQLSEGTNIMMLIGSNFREGKGATSTKELLDRLAIPYNRLQGFLGLLTQLEFITPTNSSQTSYIPKQPLDTLRLQDLVKGLYGMETIDEVEHDTAGEAVAEQVQDRGVAALGNLTIEQLLQRI; translated from the coding sequence ATGTCCTATAAAAGTATCGTTCAGCAGAATCTTAAGCGGCTGAGTACCTTTTTCTCAGCCGTGTTTAGGCAGGCTATGAAAGATAATTTTCTCAACTCTGCTTCGGGGTTGGTCTACTCCACGCTTTTGGCCATTGTACCTGCTGCAACCTTCCTCTTCACCTTCTTCAATGCTTTTGGTGTTATGGAACCGTTGGTGAGTTTTCTCTCCCAGTGGTTCACGGAATTGGCAGGAGAGGAGGCAGGTGGTCAGTTGATGATTCTCCTGACCCAGTACACCCGTAATGCAACCAGTTTGGGAGTTGTTGGTCTCATATCCTTCCTGATCACCATGGTTCTCTTGATCAACAAGGTATGGATTGTAATCAACCGGATATACCGTTCAAGCAGAAGTCGGAACGCCCTGAAACGATTTGCAGGCTATATTTCATTCTTGATCGTAGCAACCTTGTTGCTTGCAGCATATGTAAGTGCTCAATCCATTCTCACTTCCTGGTACCTCAATTTGATAGGGGTGACCCTGGGTAGGTGGTCTGTTGCAGTCGAAGCCATTGCCCCGAGTTTTATCGTGGCCTTGGTTATTTTCCTGCTTATATACCTTGTTCCCAATACAAGGGTCCGTTTCGATTCAGCAATTCTTGGAAGCATTGCAGGGTTGTTGGTGATCAATATTTTCAGCAAGCTGACTTCACTGTTGACATCAATGGCGAGCAGGTTCTCAGTCATCTATGGCTCTTTTGCAGCCATCTTCCTGTTCTTGTTCTTCTGTTATGTTTTTTGGGCAACAGTCTTCTTCAGTGTTGAGCTTGCATATGTGCATCAGTTCAGGCCAGATGTTTCCAGTTTCCGTGGGCTGCCACAAAGCCCAGCACTGCAGTTATCTGAAGGAACCAACATCATGATGCTTATTGGAAGCAATTTTCGAGAAGGGAAGGGTGCTACCTCCACCAAGGAGTTGCTTGACCGCCTCGCAATCCCATACAATCGATTGCAGGGATTCCTTGGACTCCTGACTCAACTAGAGTTCATCACCCCCACCAACAGCAGCCAAACCAGCTATATCCCCAAGCAACCGCTTGATACCCTTCGTCTCCAGGACCTGGTAAAGGGGCTGTATGGTATGGAAACCATCGATGAGGTTGAGCACGATACTGCCGGTGAGGCGGTTGCTGAGCAGGTCCAGG
- a CDS encoding nucleoside kinase, which produces MKSITVTIKQQHLVLPTGATVEEALVEAKVVESCKEQAYRENPYIGALVNHELHSCSRALVADCSLEPVRLFGDMGKRMYRHSLCYLLCAAVSMLYPNRRLVIGHSLGDGYYFSFDDDLTLNNADIKAIEKAMQTLVEQNLPIEEVLLPYEKALSYFENNHHEQTAALLSTRNDPKVNLYRLQGYMDISYEPLLSKTGLMRVWELKPYQERGMLLRYPRSHNVIGLDPFVDNPLLFSIYREYKAWGSILNVQSLGQLNQMGNQNTVESFIRLAEALQQKKIASIADQIHLHSSVKAVLVAGPSSSGKTTFAHKLSIQLQVLGKKTIKISLDNYYLPPDQAPKDEEGKPDLEALEALDVARFQEDLANLFAKKEVHLPLYDFKTLTRTYDEQPVHLDKRTILIIEGIHGMNPKLTASLDKELLFRVYISALTQLNLDDHNRISTTDNRIIRRMIRDNRTRGANATATLNMWPSVERGENKYIFPYQNNANVMINSALDYELGVLTTYAQPLLKMVKPSAGAAYETARRLLRFLEHVNPIPDTLVPEDSLLREFIGGSEFGVI; this is translated from the coding sequence ATGAAGAGTATTACCGTAACCATCAAACAACAACATTTAGTACTCCCCACTGGAGCCACCGTAGAAGAGGCCTTGGTTGAGGCAAAGGTGGTAGAATCCTGCAAAGAACAAGCCTATAGAGAAAACCCATATATAGGAGCCTTGGTGAACCACGAGCTCCACTCCTGTTCGAGGGCATTGGTCGCAGATTGCAGCCTTGAACCGGTACGACTTTTTGGAGACATGGGCAAAAGGATGTACCGACACTCCCTCTGCTACCTTCTCTGTGCTGCTGTCTCCATGCTCTACCCCAACCGGAGACTGGTCATAGGGCATTCACTTGGTGATGGATATTATTTCAGTTTTGATGATGACCTCACCCTGAACAATGCCGATATCAAAGCAATCGAGAAGGCCATGCAGACTCTGGTTGAGCAGAACCTTCCAATCGAGGAGGTCTTGCTACCCTATGAGAAAGCACTCTCCTACTTTGAGAACAACCACCATGAACAGACTGCTGCCCTACTCTCCACTCGAAATGACCCCAAGGTAAATCTCTATCGGTTGCAGGGCTATATGGACATCTCCTACGAACCCTTGCTCAGCAAGACAGGCCTGATGCGGGTGTGGGAGCTCAAGCCATATCAGGAACGGGGGATGCTTCTCCGCTATCCACGTTCACACAATGTCATTGGACTTGACCCCTTCGTTGACAATCCACTGCTTTTCTCCATCTATCGGGAGTATAAGGCTTGGGGCTCCATTCTCAATGTTCAGTCGTTGGGCCAGCTGAATCAGATGGGCAACCAGAACACCGTTGAGTCCTTCATTCGACTTGCTGAAGCATTGCAACAGAAGAAAATCGCAAGCATTGCAGACCAGATACACCTACATAGCAGTGTAAAAGCAGTGCTAGTCGCCGGGCCTTCCTCATCAGGCAAGACCACATTCGCCCATAAGCTGTCAATCCAATTACAGGTCCTGGGCAAGAAAACCATCAAGATATCATTGGACAACTACTATCTTCCTCCAGATCAAGCACCAAAGGATGAAGAAGGAAAGCCTGATCTTGAAGCTCTTGAGGCACTTGATGTTGCCCGGTTCCAAGAGGATTTGGCAAATCTATTTGCAAAGAAAGAAGTACACTTACCCCTCTATGATTTCAAGACTCTTACCCGCACCTATGATGAGCAACCCGTGCATTTGGATAAGCGGACCATTCTAATCATTGAGGGTATTCATGGGATGAATCCTAAGCTGACTGCTAGCTTGGATAAGGAGTTGCTTTTCAGGGTCTATATCTCGGCCTTGACCCAACTGAATCTCGATGACCATAACCGAATCAGCACCACGGACAACCGTATCATACGGCGTATGATCCGTGACAACAGAACCCGTGGAGCAAATGCAACAGCCACCTTGAATATGTGGCCTTCAGTGGAACGGGGAGAGAACAAGTACATCTTCCCCTACCAAAACAATGCCAATGTCATGATCAATAGTGCATTGGACTATGAACTGGGGGTACTCACCACCTATGCACAACCGTTGCTGAAGATGGTGAAACCTTCTGCTGGTGCTGCCTATGAGACAGCCAGAAGATTGCTCAGGTTCTTGGAGCATGTCAA
- a CDS encoding alpha/beta hydrolase, which produces MATIRELSCSDGKRVMYRVWVPEGSQVEAVLLILHGMAEHSLRYDAFATFLNSKGIAVYAPDHRGHGETVKNDGETLGWFAQRDGWQRVVQDVYELTNVILAEYPSHSLFLLGHSMGSFLARSLMVKYSDLFDGVILMGTGASQGLLGKIGKMIARSHINKHGSKHPDTQLDKMSFGAYNKKIPDAKTSFDWLSRDAEQVAKYIEDPLCGFVCTSGFFADLLDGVELANDVEKAKKLPSDLSLLIISGSEDPVGGFSKGVRKVYEFYRNCSISDITLNLVEGARHELLQETNREQTAQYLYSWMKQRL; this is translated from the coding sequence ATGGCTACCATCCGAGAGCTGTCTTGCAGCGATGGGAAACGCGTAATGTATCGCGTATGGGTTCCAGAGGGGTCACAGGTTGAGGCTGTTCTTCTCATTCTGCATGGTATGGCTGAGCATAGCCTCCGATATGATGCATTCGCCACATTTCTCAATTCCAAGGGAATTGCCGTCTATGCTCCTGATCATCGTGGTCATGGAGAGACTGTGAAAAATGATGGGGAAACCCTTGGTTGGTTTGCCCAGCGGGATGGTTGGCAACGAGTGGTGCAAGATGTCTATGAATTGACGAATGTTATCCTCGCCGAATATCCCAGTCACAGTCTTTTCTTGCTTGGCCATAGCATGGGCTCTTTCCTCGCAAGAAGTCTCATGGTGAAATACTCTGACCTTTTTGATGGTGTCATCCTTATGGGTACCGGTGCTTCCCAAGGATTGCTTGGAAAAATTGGCAAGATGATTGCCCGCAGTCACATCAATAAACATGGTTCAAAGCATCCCGATACACAACTGGATAAGATGAGCTTTGGCGCATACAACAAGAAGATACCGGATGCAAAGACGTCATTCGATTGGCTGAGTAGGGATGCTGAACAAGTAGCGAAGTATATCGAGGATCCTTTGTGTGGATTTGTCTGCACCTCGGGGTTCTTTGCGGACTTGTTGGATGGGGTGGAGCTTGCCAATGATGTTGAGAAAGCAAAGAAGCTCCCCTCGGATCTCTCTCTCTTGATCATCAGTGGGAGTGAGGATCCTGTAGGAGGGTTCTCCAAGGGCGTTCGCAAGGTATACGAGTTCTACCGTAATTGTAGCATCTCTGACATCACCCTGAATTTGGTTGAGGGTGCACGGCATGAATTATTGCAGGAAACCAATAGGGAGCAGACGGCACAATACCTCTATTCCTGGATGAAGCAGAGGCTGTAA
- a CDS encoding aldehyde ferredoxin oxidoreductase N-terminal domain-containing protein yields MRKKLHLAFPYRQRFILHIDLESETYTSIPMEEEEAKSYLGGRLLGLMLWDRFAEYDQMGEECYERGNPVIFSPGAVVDTPLSYCNSFTVVTKSPVTGSLSVSSATSSLAGAIVGCGYAALVITGRSRKLCSFSIADGEVVFSDAEMYHNLTTIEVAKKVGKEHMVVIGPAGEHFVPFASLYANNQNITQGGVGCVCGMKNIKFFTLSPHSHGREAYDSHRLGLLNQSYLKDLGKTRMGKTIAQEGSIALLSKANHHGWAAIDTYSMRVDGRLWGLCTRSVPKGIPLDDPSFPICQDHAPLDLESAMALGSNLELFDSRSVQQVAHRCLENGLEVVSTGAVLAWARACRREGKLSFLPDLQRSTAVLYLRLLDAMAYRRGSGEQLGIGLRALVAQYGGAEHAFMVDGLPLPPYDYRALPVQALLVSIGRRSVVLGELLWGNHYHRGSERRLVSWALYVQKLTYACESAGLCPLVTLPGFNHRLFHFPHFSFARKNFSRLALLVSLGEGYEINAHTVRSYGDKALHLQATIDDRLLHREGRYGSLPDQLLVNGKSNFRSAQVVPLARLLDAYWSALGRK; encoded by the coding sequence ATGAGGAAAAAGCTTCATCTGGCGTTTCCCTATCGCCAACGTTTCATACTACATATAGATTTGGAATCAGAAACATATACGAGCATACCGATGGAAGAGGAAGAAGCCAAGAGCTACCTCGGAGGGAGGTTGCTTGGCCTGATGCTTTGGGATCGTTTTGCTGAATATGACCAGATGGGGGAGGAGTGCTATGAGCGGGGTAATCCGGTCATCTTTTCCCCTGGTGCTGTAGTTGATACACCGCTGAGCTACTGCAACTCCTTCACGGTAGTAACCAAGAGTCCTGTCACTGGCTCTCTGTCAGTATCCAGTGCAACATCCTCGCTCGCTGGAGCCATTGTTGGCTGTGGGTATGCTGCATTGGTGATAACCGGTCGTAGCAGAAAGTTGTGCAGCTTTTCCATTGCAGATGGGGAAGTGGTCTTTAGCGATGCTGAGATGTATCATAACCTCACCACAATCGAAGTAGCAAAGAAAGTAGGGAAAGAGCACATGGTTGTAATAGGCCCTGCAGGGGAACACTTCGTACCCTTTGCATCCCTTTATGCAAACAACCAGAACATAACCCAAGGCGGGGTGGGGTGTGTCTGTGGGATGAAGAACATCAAGTTTTTTACGTTGTCTCCCCATAGTCATGGAAGGGAAGCCTATGATTCACATAGATTGGGTCTCCTGAACCAATCCTATCTGAAGGACCTTGGAAAGACCAGAATGGGAAAGACGATAGCCCAGGAGGGGTCAATCGCGTTGCTTTCTAAAGCAAACCATCATGGATGGGCTGCGATTGATACGTATTCAATGCGCGTTGATGGAAGGCTTTGGGGGCTATGTACCCGTAGTGTACCGAAAGGGATTCCACTCGACGATCCCTCGTTTCCTATATGTCAGGACCATGCCCCACTGGATCTGGAAAGTGCAATGGCATTGGGTTCGAATCTGGAACTCTTTGACAGCAGAAGTGTACAACAGGTAGCCCACCGATGTCTGGAAAATGGTCTGGAAGTAGTGAGTACGGGTGCAGTGCTTGCATGGGCAAGAGCATGCCGAAGGGAGGGGAAGCTTAGTTTCCTTCCCGACCTGCAACGTTCGACAGCGGTACTCTATCTCCGGCTACTAGATGCAATGGCCTACAGAAGAGGGTCTGGAGAGCAATTGGGCATAGGGCTCAGAGCCTTGGTGGCGCAATATGGGGGAGCAGAGCATGCTTTCATGGTTGATGGATTACCCTTGCCTCCCTATGACTATCGCGCACTCCCGGTGCAAGCTCTGCTTGTATCCATTGGAAGAAGAAGTGTGGTGCTAGGGGAGCTTTTATGGGGAAATCACTACCACAGGGGAAGTGAGCGCCGTCTTGTCTCCTGGGCTCTATATGTACAGAAGCTCACCTATGCCTGTGAAAGCGCAGGCTTGTGTCCCCTGGTTACGCTTCCTGGTTTCAATCATCGACTCTTCCACTTCCCACATTTCTCATTTGCAAGAAAGAATTTCTCGAGATTGGCTTTATTGGTTTCACTGGGGGAGGGATATGAGATCAACGCACATACCGTGCGCTCCTATGGAGACAAGGCTCTGCATCTGCAAGCAACCATTGATGACAGACTTCTGCATCGCGAGGGTCGCTATGGATCGCTCCCTGACCAGCTCTTGGTCAATGGGAAGAGTAATTTTCGTTCAGCCCAGGTAGTTCCCTTGGCTCGGTTGCTTGATGCTTACTGGTCAGCACTTGGGAGAAAATAA